The genomic region CGGAACTGGTGCCCAGGATCTGCACCACATAGTGACCAGGAGCCTGACCCGCATACCAACTGCTACCGGCGGCCGGCTTGGCGGTCGCCACCGGCTTCTCGGCCGGTTTCTCGGCCTTGGCCACCGGTTTGGCCGTTGGCACCGGCACTGGCGTTTGCGCAGGCTTGGCGGCCGGCTTGGCCGTGGCCACCTGGGCTGGAGCCGGGGTCGGATGAGTGGGTGTCGGACCTGCTGGAACGCCCAGGGGCGGAGCGGTGGTGGTGACGGTTGGCGGCTGGGCCACACCGCCGTCAACCGCAGGAGCGCCACCGTCATCGCCTTCCGGCATGCCACCGGCCGCTTCGGCCAACGGGCCACGCATCACCGGCTGCGACTGACCGACCAGCGGCAGCGGCATCGGCTGCGAATTACCGGCGAACTCGACCGCCGGTCCACTACCCGGCTTCGGCGCCTGCCCCAGCGGCAGTTGGGCCTGCTCACTCGGCGCACCGGCAGTCACCGGCGCCTTGCTGCGACCAGAACTCATCCAGGCCGCAGCGATCGCAACCACCACCACGCCGGACAACGCCAACACGTATTTCTTCGACATCTTGAACCCCATACTTGGTCGCTTGACCGCGGAGCGGCTGGCAATCATGGCTTCGATCATCGCATCGCGGGCAACCTGGTTGATATTGCCAGGCCAACCCTCGGCGCTTTCGTGAATCTCAGTGATCTGCTCAGCGGTAAAAAGTTCGACTCCCTGCCCCGCGCCTTCCAGACGCTGGGCCAGATACTCGCGTGTTTCCTCTTCCGTGTAGGGCTGCAGCTCGATTACGTGGAAACGTTCTTCCTGCGTGCTGTGCGGCTCCAGAGCGGCGATCAGCGAAGACTCGCCGAACAGGAAGACATGCGGTCGACCTTCCGGAGCGCCTGCGGCCAGGGCCAGCAAGGCCTCGATCGCCGAATCGTCCAATTGCTCGGCATCATCGACCAGCAGGTAGACTTCCTGCCCGGTCAGCGCCAGCTGTACCACCTGCGCCAGAATCGAAGGCACATCGGTCTCGATCACGCCCAGGGCCTGAGCGATCTGGTACAGCACACCGGCCGCATCACCGGCGCCGCGAGCGGAAACCACCACGCTCTGCACTGACTGCTTGTTGGTGCTCGCCACCAGTGCCTGGCGCAGCAGGGTCTTGCCACTGCCCAGCGGGCCGGTGACCACCAGCAGCAACTGGCTGTAACGGGCCAGATGATGCAACTGCCCCAGCACCGGTTTGCGCTGAGCCGGGAAAAACTTGAAGCCAGGCACCCGTGGAGCGAAAGGATCGTGACTCAACTGATAATGGCCGAGGAAAGCCTCGTCGGCATGCAAACTAGTCATCGGAATCTCATCAACCTTTAAGCTGAGCCAAGGCGCGGTAGTCCGCCCTCAGCGTGGCCTGTAGAACTTCTTTCGGATAATCGTCGGTCACCACGGCTTCGCCCATGCGGCGCAACAGCACCAGGCGCATGCGACCGTCGAGCACTTTCTTGTCAACTGCCATGTGTTCGAGAAAATCGGCTTCGGTCATTTCCTCGGGAGGAATAACCGGCAAACCCGCGCGCTGGAACAGGCGAATACCGCGATCACGCTCGGCCTCGCTGATCCAGCCCAGGCGCGCGGACATCTCCAGCGCCATTACGGTGCCAGTGGCCACGGCCTCACCATGCAGCCAGACGCCATAGCCCATGTGGGTTTCGATGGCATGGCCGAAGGTGTGCCCGAGATTGAGCGTGGCACGCACGCCGGACTCGCGCTCATCGGCACCAACCACCGCAGCCTTGGCCGCGCAGGAACGCTCGATGGCCACGGTCAGGGCAGCCTGGTCGAGGCCACGCAAGGCATCGACATGCTCCTCCAGCCAGGTCAGGAATGGCTCATCG from Pseudomonas asplenii harbors:
- a CDS encoding AAA family ATPase; this translates as MTSLHADEAFLGHYQLSHDPFAPRVPGFKFFPAQRKPVLGQLHHLARYSQLLLVVTGPLGSGKTLLRQALVASTNKQSVQSVVVSARGAGDAAGVLYQIAQALGVIETDVPSILAQVVQLALTGQEVYLLVDDAEQLDDSAIEALLALAAGAPEGRPHVFLFGESSLIAALEPHSTQEERFHVIELQPYTEEETREYLAQRLEGAGQGVELFTAEQITEIHESAEGWPGNINQVARDAMIEAMIASRSAVKRPSMGFKMSKKYVLALSGVVVVAIAAAWMSSGRSKAPVTAGAPSEQAQLPLGQAPKPGSGPAVEFAGNSQPMPLPLVGQSQPVMRGPLAEAAGGMPEGDDGGAPAVDGGVAQPPTVTTTAPPLGVPAGPTPTHPTPAPAQVATAKPAAKPAQTPVPVPTAKPVAKAEKPAEKPVATAKPAAGSSWYAGQAPGHYVVQILGTSSETTAQNFIKEQGGEYRYFKKVLNGKPLYVITYGSFASRDAAVSAIKALPAKVQAGKPWPRTVASVQQDLATTR